A window of the Citrus sinensis cultivar Valencia sweet orange chromosome 9, DVS_A1.0, whole genome shotgun sequence genome harbors these coding sequences:
- the LOC102623890 gene encoding ATP-dependent Clp protease ATP-binding subunit CLPT1, chloroplastic translates to MAANTFSFPANLLRYSQSFDAKRSSAPSFLPSSSMFGNKLLIRPQLSSSRFVTKYHRSSATATVSFSLPTTVKPETASPDKIPKWSARAIRSFAMAELEARKLKYPNTGTEAFLMGILVEGTSTTAKFLRANGITLFKVREETLNLLGKSDLFFFSPERPPLTEQAQRALDWAFNEKLKSGESGEITTNHLLLGIWSEKESAGHKILATLGFNDEKAKEIAKSINEDTILSFK, encoded by the exons ATGGCCGCCAATACGTTCTCATTTCCCGCAAATTTACTTCGTTACTCTCAGTCTTTCGACGCAAAACGCAGTTCAGCTCCTTCGTTTCTTCCGTCGAGTTCTATGTTCGGTAACAAGCTCCTAATTCGACCGCAGTTGAGCTCGAGCCGTTTTGTTACAAAATATCATCGTAGCTCAGCGACGGCGACGGTGTCGTTTAGTCTACCAACAACAGT AAAACCGGAGACGGCCTCTCCCGATAAAATTCCAAA GTGGTCGGCGAGGGCGATAAGGTCATTTGCTATGGCGGAGCTGGAGGCAAGGAAGCTCAAGTATCCTAACACTGGGACTGAAGCGTTTCTAATGGGCATTTTGGTTGAGG GAACGAGTACAACGGCTAAGTTTTTGAGGGCTAATGGAATAACACTTTTCAAGGTGCGGGAAGAGACCTTAAACTTACTTGGAAAATCTGATCTGTTCTTTTTCAGCCCTGAGCGCCCTCCATTGACTGAACAAGCTCAAAGGGCTCTTGATTGGGCCTTCAATGAGAAGCTAAAGTCAG GTGAGAGTGGGGAAATAACCACAAATCATTTGCTTCTTGGTATTTGGTCAGAAAAAGAATCAGCAGGTCACAAGATTCTGGCCACTTTAGGTTTTAATGATGAGAAAGCCAAAGAAATCGCCAAATCT ATAAATGAAGATACCATTCTGAGCTTTAAGTAG